In Mytilus edulis chromosome 8, xbMytEdul2.2, whole genome shotgun sequence, the genomic window TATATCATTAGAGTCTCTTATTCTGCAAGCAAGTaattcaactgataaaacaaacaataaagcgCTTAAAGGACACCCTTGTCGAATTCCGCGCTCAATATTAAAGGTTTCTGAAATCCATCCGTTATTTAAGATACATCCTTTTATGTCATAATATAGGGTTTTAACCCACTTCTGAAATGATTCATTAAACCCAAATTTCTTTAATGATTCCAGCATAAAATCCCATTCCAGTGAATCAAATGCTTTagaaaagtcaataaataatatagctccttcaatattaaaattttcagaaTAATCTATGATGTCTTGAATTTGACGCACATTGAATCCTATATAGCGATTTTTTATGTATCCATTTTGATCCCTATGGATTATTAATGGTAAGATTTTCTTAAGTCTTTGTGCTAAAGTATATGTTATTAATTTCACATCTATATTTAATAAAGTTATTGGACGGTAGTTATCCAGGGACAAAGGGtcatttttcttataaattaatgATATTATCCCAATCTTTTGGGTATTAGATAAAGATTCTTTATCATAGCAAGTATTAGAAACGTTCAAAACTATGTTTTTCAGTTTTGGCCAAAATTGTCTGTAAAACTCTACAGTTAAACCATCTTTCCCAGgtgttttatttagtttcattttaaaaatggagGATGTTAACTCTTCTAGTGTTAACTTACCATCTACCTGTTTACTTTCAGAAGATGTCAAAGAATGATTAAtctttgttccttcaatatatgATTTTAAGATTTCAGTATCTGGGTTGGAGCTTTTGTATAGGACTTTGTAGTACTCTTTACTCATATTAAGAATTTCACTTTGATCTACAGTTACCTCCccattttgggacaataacttatTAATAGATTTTTTTGATTGCCTGTGTTTTTctaaagataaaaagaattttgtatttttttcacctTCTTCAACCCATTTGATTCTTGACCTAATTTGAGCCCCTTTTgcttttaatgaatatatatggtcTAGTTCATTTTCTAattgtttaatttcattaaaaagatttttatttgTGTCTGTGGGTAATGTATCTAACCTATCGTTTAAAGTTTTAATTTGGCTTtccaaaacattgattttattttttctttctttggcTTTCGATTTACAGTATTTAATTGTAGTGTCTCTGGTATCAATTTTGAACAAGTCCCACTGAGTAAGAAgattttcattattaaatttattCTCATACTtatcaatcaatttatttattatttcttgatattgaaagtcaGCTAAAAtactattattcattttaaagtaACCCTTTCCTCGATTACTTGAATAAATatctaattttaaagaaatagcTTGATGGTCTGTACTTGAAATTTGAGCTGGTCTGATGTCAGCTGATACTGTCAGCATGCGTACTTGTGAACTTATTATAAAAAAGTCGATTCTACTAGCCTCATTTGTAGAATTTTTCCTTTTCCAAGTATattgttttttggttttatttaataGCCTCCAAATGTCTAtaagtttatttgttttaattacctGTTTAAGATTATTTACtggttttttaaactttttatgaagattttgattttttgtatctAAACTAGATAGACGGTCGTTCATATCTCCTCCTACAATTAATGCACCAAGACTGTGCTCTTCAATCAAGCCATGTACTTTTTTAAAGAATGTGTTCCTTGCGTGGACTTCATTTGGTGCATATAAGTTTAATAAAGTAAATATCTTATCttgaatttctaaatttattaaaattattcttCCTTCATTGTCActaaattcatttattaatttaaaatcgAGTGTTTTGCGTAAAAAGAAAGAAACACCTCTGGAATTTGTTTTGCCTAGACTGTGATGGTGTTTTCCATgaaattcattattaattttagttaTAATATCTTTTGAGAAATGGGTTTCTTGTGCCATTAAAATGTCACACTTTTGTTGTTGAAACCATGTGTATAGTCTAAAGCGTTTATCTTTCTTTGCTAATCCTTGAcaatttaatgaacaaatatgaaGATTTTTAATGTTCATAGTagttagttgtatttgttgttatagaAAACAGTTCTaaaaatccatttaaatgccAACAGAAGTTTTGCTTATCGAGCTCGATTATGACCCAGATAAACACCAGGTTATTTATAGATCTATATATAGCATTGTGAaagtttaaatctatttttagttTCATTACTGACTTTCCGAAAATCTCTCTCAATAGGTAAATGATATGTACCGGATTTAGATAGTTTTTAAGTGTAATTATTTTGCTGTTAAAATTAACACTTAcggtatttatataaaatatgctACATTCTACCTTGTaacaaattttcttttctttttcagattCAACATCAATGATTGATATGTTGACCTTGTATGAGTTACCGACTACCTGAATTATTTTTACAGTCAACATGTGCATTATATGGAatgtaaacaaatgaataattctagaagtatttatatttgaaacatcatatgCAGGATTTACATTGCAATATAGTGTGGATACATCAttattttgtgaaattgatattCTAACTGAAATGGATTTTAACCATTTATGGAAATTTATAAATAGACATGCTAGAAGAATGAACCTTGACAGTATATTAATCCCAAACTTAGAACTATAAAATTGAATTAGTTTACtgcctatatatatagctaactGAGATCCATATAAGTGAATTATATTGGACATTTCAACAAAATCGTTTAAAGTGATGCTGATGCTTTTGCAGTTCATGAATGCCGTACCAGTTTCAAGCGACTTATAAACAGTGTTTGTTTCTGATAAATATTTTGTCTCTTTATTCAAAAGATAGCTTTTACATTCTAAACAGTCTTCATATagacttttatttgtatttgaaatatttaccaTATATTTAAATACCTctttacatgtacttgtatttaattttttcttctttgaatGTATTCTATCTGTTATATAGACATCACACTCACAAATTATGTTTATGTTAACATTATAGACACAGTCTATAATAACaagaaaaagtaaacaaaaatatatatacaatatgaataaaattaaaaacatattttatagaaaatgttttttgtttttctgttgtttttttttaatattttttagagGAAATTAGGATTTAGTTTTTTTCACAGGTTCCTCTCTTGCATGCAGCTCATCAGTAGGGGTGGTTGCATTTTGTTTATGGCGCGTTCTTGTCTCATCATTGGGTTTTTGAGAAGGTGTTCGAAAAGCTTCCTTTAAGAAGTGATCCATGCTTTGCTGATCTCCAGAAGAAcggtgttgtttgtcttttttggttTTTTGTCGTTTAGCTTTTCTAACCTCCCTCTTTTCGTCTGTAGAATTTGTATCAGATGCTTTCGGATTTtcttttgattgattgttttgaTTATTACTGTCTTGTTTCTCTGCTGTTTCACTTGcaacatgtatttgtttgttgaATGTAAATCTGTTTTTAGAATTCGACAGATCTGGAGATTtgagtttattattatttctGATTTCCTGTTCCTGCTGATGACTAGATTTGTTGTCGGAATCAGAATCGGATTCTGATTGGCTTTCTTCACTGGAGGAAACAGTTTCAGCATTACAGTATTGGGCTGTATGGCCAGATTTGCCACAAGTTTGACACAACCAGTCATTCGGACAAGTAGTGCAGTAATTTGATTTATGTCCACTGCCTCCACAAGTTCTGCATACCCAGTCATTTGGACACTCAAAAAGCTTATGCCCCTCTTGCAGACATTTGTTGCATTTGACTGTTTTTTGAGTGTCTTCTTGGCCTTTGTGGAGAACTATAGCTCTATATTTACCAATAAGAAGAGTTTTTGGTAATGGTGTGGGGATGGGATCACAAATAGCAAAGCGATCACCTGTCTGACAGTTTGTTAGACGCCCATCAACTCTTAACCTCTCCCTATTTATTTTGTGTACAATACAGTTCTTCTCTTCTAATGCTCTTTGGATTTGTCCATCATCCGCTGAGCAGGGTATATTTTTTACTCTCACCCAAATGTTTGATGGATTTTCATTATTAGCTACCATAGGATTTCTGGCGTAAGTTTGAATAAGCTTCTTTCGAATGACAATACCATTGGTAAGCATTTTTTCCCTGTCCTCATGATTATCAAAGTACAACCTCCACATTCCCCTCACTCTTTGTAAGCCTTTTAAGTGACTGGGGTCTACAAGGCATTCAACTGCTTTATATAGTTCGACATGCGTGAGATATTGATCTCTTGTGGGCTTACTAGAGCCAAATAAATCATCTTCCATTATGAAAATAGGTTTTACGTCACTTACTGACTGATCTTTTGAAGATGTATCTTCGGAAGAGGCTATTTCAGCATACGTTTTAGTCTGGGTTTTTGGAATTGTCCCTCCGTCCGCCATATTGTATAATATTGTATAACAACAATCAGCAAAACTACACTGTTTTTACGATAAATAACTTCAAAATGCACCTCAATTTGCACTCAACACTAGGGAAAATGTCTAATGAAGTCACATGAAATCAGAATTTAAAGAATTGCTACTTATAAtatcaatatttcttttgtttttcgaGGAGCTCTAGCCTACCGTGGTTATGGCTAGGGTGCGTTCGAATAGCAGCCTCTATGGGCTACATTAAAGCTCAGAATGTCGTTTTGCATGTTTAACAAATTGCCATATCCTGCAAACTGAATGTAACTTATGTATATAGTGCAAATCACAAGGCAAATGTAGGAACTTATAAATCcataaaaataaatcatgaaaTTGTAATAGTTGCCCACAATCTGTCTTAAGTCCATAGATAAAATCGGTTAACAAACGAAACCAGTgcagaagaaaataaaaacaggTGCAGGATTTTAATAACATAACCTGTAAAACGATCTAAACTAGATTAAGGTTTCCAATATGGGGCTTAActaatttttgtttctaaattctGAGCTCTGTTATATGCAAGGAACATGACTTATGATGTGTTCAAATCCTAATCAACTGTACATACCTGAATATAAGCATGTAGTTGTTATTTTCAATCACTATCATTAACTTTTAAATCCAATACAATATATACAACCTTATACATAAGTTTCACATTGAGTTAATTGTAGATGATAGAAATCAGTGCCAACAGTTTGTAAATTTAACGATGACTGAGGGTAGTGACAATTGCAAGTCAGCTATAACTCATTTGTCACATCAACAGAGTTTCTGTTAGAATATCTGTTTTCTATAATCGTTCGCACTTGTAACGTTGTGtcaaatattcaaacaatttaGGGAACATCTGTATGTGTGCGATacgtcaaaaaaaaagaaaataataagaagaaaaacaGCGTTTTTATAACCGATCTAGCTTTTATTCAAGCAGACTGTGATAACATCCTCATGATCCTGAAATACATCAATGTAATTTCGTGTTGCAAGTGTTACATGATTTCGAATTACTTTTGTAAAACAGTTTTTATACAATGCATTAATTATTGTTATAATTATACCTCACATAATAAAGTAATTATTTGATTAGCCAAAACGGAATCGCGTGTCATAGTTTAATTTCGATGTTTTTCCAAAAATTTGACAGGAGCGATTTAATAATACCAACAAAGCCTCCATCGAACAACCCTATTATTCCTCGGTGAATAAACCCGACAAAATGAAGCCTCCATCGAACAACCcaattattcaccggtgaataacccTTGTCATAACTCAATGATCACGAGTTAATTCCCTTTACAATATGACGTCACGTTACGTCAGATCAACAAAAACTACGGCCAGATCCATTAAGTAAAAAAGCAACAAAACCAAACAAGACTTGGATCTAGTATCGATGATTTCTCTTGTAAAAGGACCTTTTAGTGTTTTGACAATCTGTTacaatattttacctttttttcatcGTAACTTGGTCGTTCGGTATAATAATCAATTATGGCCAATTAAGTTGGTGAATATCAAAAATGTATATTGTCATTAACCCTGATCTTTGTAGAGTGCAGTATGTTTTATGTTGTGTACTGGTTTTCGGTTAAGAAGGAGTACCCAGTGTACCTACTCTCATGATTGTACTTCAACCACTCCCTGCTGTAGAGATGCTAACGGTAATGCACTTCCTGAATTTGGAGGTGGCCTTGGTAACTTTGGTATGTTATTTGTGCATAATGCACTTGTATAATTGTTTTTGCGGAAAGCCTCAATAaagtatttattgataaaaaaaagtttagaaaaaaatctattctCTTTTCCGAATTATGAAACAAGAATATCTTCGTGTATCATAATTCAGAATAATTAAGCGAATACCTCAACGGTCGACATGGAATACATTCAGATAAAGTAGTTATGataaaaataattccaaagaTATCAGGATTATAATGATGTACGTCAACTAATCGTTCCGTCTACAAAATATGATAAGGTGATAATCAAACAAAAATCTGAAACAATTAAGTACGATTATCCTTGTTTTacacttttaaattttaacataagcTAAATATAGAAATTCTTTTTTACAGCctttttttgataattcaattttaataaaattcataaatcacttgaaaaaaaaatccgcgttacaaactaaaactgagcgAAACACATCAAATACATTATCAAATTTGACAATCTATAGGAAACCCACCAAGTGGAACTTGCTCAAGTACTCTTGGTGAGCAGGGGGCTTCTTGCAGTTCTTCTTGTGGTTGTAAATCAGGTAAGTCTTTTATTAGAAATTGCTGAATGCACGTAAAACAAACGTTCATTTATGTTGATCAACAAGTGAAAGATAAATGTTAGACCAATAAGttgaattaataataaaaaaaccgatactatatacatatataaaaatatataattcatataaTAATTCGTCCAAACATCtccccaacaatgttagatctgtaaattttctttagtaaacttttattttattattcctGCACCTGGATTCGTGATAGATAACGTGGCATAAAATCGCCTGCACTATAGTCAACgagctagaccacacgaccacataggctctacaataataaagctttttgttatttgttaatgTTGTTTTAAACTTGCCTTACTTTGCAAATAGATTGTTATTGCGCAGAGTTGTCATTgaaatcacaccacatctacctatatttttgaaatttaaattggCTTGCAgcttaaacctttttttttacataaataacaaaGAATTGTTTTCAACATTAACCCTAACAAAATAATAACTTCAATTTAGGCATACGTTTCATAAGTTATCTATGATGTTTTCCGGTACAGATTTCATTCAAAACAGGGAATGTtacttgtttttttctattaaagtataaataaatatttagaatatatCGTACCGTATTTAAGTTGCATCACACAACATATAGGTTTGGTTCATATTTTAGTAATTGTGCTACGATGTTTTCTTTCGTAATACAATAAATACTGTCAAAACTATTTAAAGGAGACTTTCATGTTACAAATAATTGTTTGCAATGAAAAAGAACAATATTGAAATAATCTCTTCAATAGTCTTATATGTATTTCTGTcgtaatttcatttttatttttctctcaGTCGTGAGTTTCATATTGCAATAATACAGAAAATTCTATAAAATACTTATTGCATAAATTTGTTGACAGGTTTAACATGTTATGTGCCAATGAGTGGAGCATGCTGTCCTCCAGCATTATGTTATGATTCCATCTGGGTAAAACAGCAACAACTGTACTGGGCAAATTGTAAACCACCAAAATGTGTTATTCCTATGTAAAAGGGGTCATTCTATAACATAATAAAGTATAACAGCTCGTATTTCTTGTTAACTTCGTTGATACGGAGAACACTCAATTTATGTTATGTCGTGGTAATTTGTAACCATATACTACCTGTGAATTGTTCTATGTAGTGATGTTTCACTATTTTACGGGTAAGTTGAAGTATGATACCTTATAAAATGTTTAAACTCGCTGCATGTTTTGTACCTGTTATAAGTCAGGAACTTGATGTTCAATagttgtagtttgttgatgtagttcatcTCTTCTCGTTTTTTGATATACATGAGACTACTGTTTTTTCTCCtttgtatggttttacactagtcatatgttggggccctttatagcttactgttcggtgcgAGCAAagacttcgtgttgaagaccgcaaTTTGACTTATACTAGTTTTACTTTAACAAAtggtgacttggatagagagttgtcacATTTGCATGcatgtcacatcttcttatatctatttaaagtaacataaTGCATTTAAAAGCTTACCCAACTAAGACTCATTGTAATGTATGGAACATGTAACTCGAGTTTTGTTTGGATGCACCAACTGACTTCCAATAGttgtatatcaatataatacagtGATATGAATGGTATATAGATTACCAGGCAAGTACTATAATGattaacacgacgggtgacacatgtggagcatgatcagATTGCCCTCAAAAGCACATGAGATCATCCTAAATGTTTGATGGGATTAATTTTGtgttgtctttagttttctattgttATTTTGCTTGTCTGTTTCTTTCTTCTCTTTTTTAGCCacggcattgtcagtttattgtcgattgaAGACTTTTCATATCCATTTGGTATTTCCGCCCCTTTTTCTACTTTTTACCTGAGTTTCACAAAAGATTTCTATCATCTTTTCGGAGGCTTTACATAGAGTTGTTGCACTGTTAATTTGAAGATTGTGTCGTAAGTTTTTAACATTAGCTACAGGTtccaacagacaaacagacagcaCAACAATAGGGCATTTATTACAAGGTATAATTTGTTTCTATGTGTGCAGCACTGGGTAGATATCGCTGCTTTTGGACTTTCTCAGTCCGAAATAGAAATCGAGATAAAAGTTTTATGTaatgaattatatattttatcatgCTGTACATATTTGATGTAAACGTACAGAGAATGCATGTATATGCATGTGCAAAAACTTCAATGAACAGCCAGTTGTAGATTTCACAAGATTTGACAACGTGGTTTAGAGTCACCCGTCGTGAGATCTCCttcagattttggtggggttcttgttacttagtctttaatgttgtgaattattattatttgtctgtctgtctttttgtTTCTTagctatggcattgtcagtttattttcaatctatgagtttgactgtccctcttgtatctttcgtcgtccctcttttagagaAGATACAAGTTTACCGATGAACAGTGACTTACGAACTTTGGAGCTGTTCAACGGTAAATTTCATCACATGAGCCGCATGTACagattgtatatatatttgtatattttgaattCAATCAATGAGAATCAGCCAGTCATTGTCATGTTTCAATTCTACTACATTCACAACAATACGGTTTTATTATAGACGATGCAATTGACATAGGAATTTCCTTTAAAACAAACTAAAAGTGTGCCACTTGTACTATGAAGTTTCGTTAAAAATATGTTCTTGAATGGAGGTTGATATGAACTACGATATTATTCAAAAGGGTTTTGCggtatttttcaacatttatttgcACTGAACTTCTACGAGTTTAAATATATACTAAAATTCTTAGCTACTCCTCTCTACATTTCAGGTCTTCGTCAGAATTCAATTTTCACCGCTATCCATTTATTTAAACTTGTAACATTACCGAGTTACGATATGACATAAAAGGTCATAACTTGGAACCAGTACGTAAAGATTttctataaatataatatatattaaaaaaaaacatggtttgTGAAACAGATGCATAAGAACCCAAGAAAACCCAATGTTTGAGCGATTGGTCAtcttactgaaaaaaaaaccatgttttaTTAGTTTCAAAACAACCTTATCGTCTTTAATAGATAATAATCCAATTTAAAGagtatttttcataatttttgaaCAAATTCAAATAGGATACTTGTAAAATTTGTTTGCAGATTTTGATCGAGTTTTAACTCATCTGCAATAAggatattacatatatattttaaaatattttaaaatatttaggtTATGAACATCATGATAGTATCGTTTCAGAATGTTTGcaaccaaacaaataaaaaataagaactCTATACTAGTGGAAATAGCCATAGAAATAGgtgtaatatgaggcaggcattacctgtgaaaggagacgaagtctgtatgaattatttttttaaatgcaaacatgttaaaacaagaatgtgtcccaagtacacggatgccccactcgcactatcattttctatgttcagtggaccgtgaaattggggtcaaaactttaatttggaattaaaattagaaagatcctatcatagggagcatgtgtactaagtttcaagttgattagacttcaacttcttcaaaaactatcttgatcaaaaactttaacctgacgcacagacagacggacgaacggacgcacagacggacggacgaacggaggcacagaccagtaaacataatgcccctctactatcgtggggcataaaaagaacgGAGATACCGTAACGTTttcgattttggttctgttgttatggattttagttgtgacattatttaagttatgacgtcatatgcaatgtgaacaaagaaacgctgtcatcaggtaacgttttctTTTCATATAATCATATAAAATCATCGAAATTGGTATTGAGTTCCTTCTTAATCCTATATTTTaatagactgataaatatatattttattcaaagtctcatgcaaacaagacaggaAAAAGGAAGTTGAGTTCTGCGCAGATGCGGGGATTTTAAAAAGTCTAATAAAAAATAGTTAACGATTTTGGGTTCATTATTAGAATGAAAATTTCGGGAAAATAtccggtaatttt contains:
- the LOC139484910 gene encoding uncharacterized protein, which gives rise to MQKFIILSAVCFMLCTGFRLRRSTQCTYSHDCTSTTPCCRDANGNALPEFGGGLGNFGNPPSGTCSSTLGEQGASCSSSCGCKSGLTCYVPMSGACCPPALCYDSIWVKQQQLYWANCKPPKCVIPM